One Dokdonia sp. Dokd-P16 genomic window carries:
- a CDS encoding ABC1 kinase family protein — translation MKTIDHIPTNKLQRASKLVTTGVKVGANYAKYYGKKVVNPSLTKDQLNEDNAEDIYDGLKSLKGSALKVAQMLSMEKNIMPKAYVEKFSLSQFSVPPLSAPLVRKTFKKYLGKYPEDLFDTFAAQSVNAASIGQVHQATLNGKKLAVKIQYPGVADSISSDLALVKPIAKKMFNLQGEGKEKFFKEIEDKLLEETDYNLELAQSIAMTEDCAAIPNLTFPKYYEELSSERILTMDWMDGEHLSEFVAHNTSQEAANKLGQALWDFYMYQMHVLKRIHADPHPGNFMVDNDNNLIAIDFGCIKHVPEDFYIPYFELAEPANINNPAVFEEKLYQLEILRKDDDADTVTFFSALFHEMLSLFTQPMQQEDFDFRDSTFFDQIAVLSEKYSKDTEIRKMNGNRGSKHFLYINRTFFGLYNLMHDLKAQIKVNNFKNYIATDSVA, via the coding sequence ATGAAAACAATAGACCACATACCTACTAATAAACTCCAGAGAGCCTCTAAGCTCGTTACCACTGGCGTAAAAGTAGGCGCAAATTATGCCAAGTATTATGGCAAGAAAGTGGTTAATCCTTCCTTAACAAAGGATCAACTCAATGAAGATAATGCTGAGGATATTTATGACGGCTTAAAGAGTTTAAAAGGTAGTGCACTTAAGGTAGCACAAATGCTTAGCATGGAGAAAAATATTATGCCTAAAGCATATGTAGAGAAATTTTCTTTATCACAATTTTCAGTTCCCCCACTTTCTGCACCCTTAGTGCGTAAGACATTTAAAAAATATTTAGGTAAATATCCAGAAGATCTATTTGATACGTTTGCGGCTCAAAGTGTGAACGCGGCCAGTATAGGCCAAGTTCACCAAGCGACATTAAATGGGAAAAAACTTGCTGTGAAAATCCAATATCCAGGAGTCGCAGACAGTATCAGTAGTGATCTGGCATTAGTAAAACCCATTGCAAAAAAGATGTTTAACCTTCAAGGTGAAGGAAAAGAAAAGTTCTTTAAAGAGATAGAAGACAAGCTTCTTGAGGAAACAGATTATAACCTTGAGCTTGCTCAAAGTATTGCCATGACTGAAGACTGTGCAGCAATACCTAATCTTACTTTTCCTAAGTATTACGAAGAGTTATCAAGCGAGCGCATCCTTACTATGGACTGGATGGATGGCGAGCACTTAAGCGAATTTGTAGCACATAATACTAGTCAAGAAGCTGCCAATAAATTAGGACAAGCATTATGGGATTTTTACATGTATCAAATGCATGTGCTCAAACGTATACATGCAGATCCGCATCCTGGGAATTTTATGGTAGATAATGATAATAATCTTATCGCAATAGATTTTGGATGTATTAAACATGTTCCAGAGGACTTTTACATTCCTTATTTCGAACTAGCAGAGCCTGCAAATATTAATAATCCTGCTGTTTTTGAAGAGAAACTATATCAGCTAGAAATACTGAGAAAAGATGATGATGCAGATACTGTAACATTCTTTTCTGCACTCTTCCACGAGATGTTGAGTTTGTTTACACAACCCATGCAACAAGAAGATTTTGATTTTAGAGACAGTACCTTTTTTGATCAAATAGCAGTGCTGAGTGAGAAGTACAGTAAGGATACAGAAATACGCAAAATGAATGGAAATAGAGGAAGTAAGCACTTCTTGTATATAAACAGAACATTTTTTGGACTTTATAATTTGATGCATGACTTAAAGGCACAAATTAAGGTCAATAATTTTAAAAATTATATCGCTACAGACTCTGTAGCATAA
- a CDS encoding TetR family transcriptional regulator C-terminal domain-containing protein, translated as MATTKTPTKKTTAKKKAVTSTMIISAYMDYVLEHGEEPKTIYKFCKDLKIDESEFYQFFGSFDNLKAGIWNAFHTNTVAVLHMDSDYDSYPNKEKMLSYFFTMFELLTANRSYVLFSLDKHKNMLKNMSQLKELRGHLTSYASNLIEAGNDDKNYKITKNPVRLFSEGAWVQFLFLLKYWMSDNSPGFEKTDVAIEKSVNAIFDIFETTPLESIIDFGKFLFKENFGSKS; from the coding sequence ATGGCAACTACAAAGACACCGACTAAAAAAACAACTGCCAAAAAGAAAGCAGTTACTTCTACCATGATTATCTCTGCATATATGGATTATGTATTAGAACATGGAGAGGAGCCAAAGACTATATATAAATTTTGCAAAGACCTAAAAATTGACGAATCAGAATTCTATCAATTCTTTGGATCTTTTGATAACCTTAAAGCTGGCATTTGGAATGCTTTTCACACCAATACCGTAGCTGTGCTACATATGGACAGTGATTATGACAGCTATCCAAATAAGGAAAAGATGCTTTCTTACTTCTTTACGATGTTTGAGTTGCTCACAGCAAATAGAAGTTATGTGTTATTTTCTCTAGACAAGCACAAAAACATGCTTAAGAATATGAGTCAGCTCAAGGAGTTGAGAGGACATCTCACTTCATATGCATCAAACCTTATTGAAGCTGGCAATGACGATAAGAACTATAAGATTACAAAAAATCCTGTTCGTTTATTTAGCGAAGGAGCATGGGTACAATTCTTATTCTTATTAAAATATTGGATGAGTGATAACTCTCCAGGATTTGAGAAGACAGATGTAGCTATTGAAAAATCTGTCAATGCAATTTTCGACATTTTTGAGACTACACCTTTAGAAAGTATTATTGATTTTGGCAAGTTCTTGTTCAAAGAAAACTTTGGCTCAAAATCATAA
- the dnaK gene encoding molecular chaperone DnaK has product MSKIIGIDLGTTNSCVAVMEGNEPTVIPNAEGKRTTPSVIAFVEGGEIKVGDPAKRQAVTNPTKTVASIKRFMGNKYSDSTKEADRSAYNVVKGDNDTPRVDIDGRLYTPQELSAMVLQKMKKTAEDYLGQDVTRAVITVPAYFNDSQRQATKEAGEIAGLKVERIINEPTAAALAYGLDKKDTDQKIVVFDFGGGTHDVSILELGDGVFEVLSTDGDTHLGGDDVDQKIIDWLADEFKAEEDMDLRKDPMALQRLKEAAEKAKIELSSSTSTEVNLPYVTATASGPKHLVRTLSRAKFEALIDDLVKRTIEPCQTALKAAGLSTGDIDEIILVGGSTRIPAVQAAVEKFFGKAPSKGVNPDEVVAVGAAIQGGVLTGDVKDVLLLDVTPLSLGIETMGNVFTKLIESNTTIPTKKSQVFSTAADNQPSVDIHVLQGERPMAADNNTIGRFQLTDIPPAQRGVPQIEVVFDIDANGIIKVSAIDKATGKSQDIRIEASSGLSEEEIAKMKAEAEANAESDAKAKETADKINEADGMIFQTEKQLTEFGDKLSDDKKKPIEDALAELKAAYETKSVDAITPALDKINEAWKVASEEMYKAQAEGAGQPGPDVQAGGDAGADTASDVEDVDFEEVK; this is encoded by the coding sequence ATGAGTAAAATAATAGGAATTGACTTGGGTACTACCAACTCGTGCGTTGCTGTAATGGAAGGTAACGAACCAACGGTAATCCCTAATGCAGAAGGTAAGAGAACTACACCATCTGTAATCGCTTTTGTAGAAGGCGGTGAGATTAAGGTGGGAGACCCTGCAAAAAGACAGGCTGTAACAAACCCTACAAAGACGGTTGCTTCTATCAAGCGTTTTATGGGAAACAAGTACAGCGATAGTACTAAAGAAGCAGATCGTAGTGCTTACAATGTTGTAAAAGGTGATAATGACACTCCACGTGTTGATATTGATGGACGTTTATACACGCCACAAGAGCTTAGTGCAATGGTTCTTCAAAAAATGAAGAAAACTGCCGAAGATTACTTAGGACAAGATGTAACTCGTGCGGTAATTACTGTACCTGCTTATTTTAATGATAGTCAGCGTCAAGCTACTAAAGAAGCTGGAGAAATCGCAGGTCTTAAAGTAGAGCGTATCATAAACGAGCCTACTGCAGCAGCACTAGCTTACGGACTTGATAAGAAAGATACAGATCAAAAAATCGTTGTATTTGACTTTGGAGGAGGAACGCATGATGTTTCTATCCTTGAGTTAGGTGACGGAGTTTTTGAAGTATTATCTACAGATGGTGATACGCACTTAGGTGGGGATGACGTAGATCAAAAAATTATCGATTGGCTTGCAGATGAGTTTAAGGCTGAGGAAGACATGGACCTTCGTAAAGATCCTATGGCACTACAGAGACTTAAAGAAGCAGCTGAGAAAGCAAAAATTGAGCTTTCATCATCTACATCTACAGAGGTAAACTTACCTTATGTTACTGCAACAGCATCTGGACCTAAGCACTTAGTACGTACATTAAGCCGTGCAAAGTTTGAGGCACTTATTGATGATTTAGTAAAAAGAACTATCGAGCCTTGTCAAACAGCACTTAAGGCTGCTGGATTAAGCACAGGTGATATAGATGAAATTATATTAGTAGGAGGATCTACTCGTATTCCTGCAGTACAGGCAGCGGTAGAAAAATTCTTTGGTAAAGCACCATCAAAAGGAGTAAATCCTGATGAGGTTGTAGCTGTAGGAGCTGCTATCCAAGGAGGTGTACTTACTGGAGACGTAAAAGATGTTTTACTTCTTGATGTAACTCCACTTTCATTAGGTATTGAAACAATGGGTAATGTATTTACAAAGCTTATTGAGTCTAACACTACAATCCCTACTAAAAAGTCACAAGTATTCTCTACAGCGGCAGATAACCAACCAAGTGTTGATATCCACGTACTACAAGGAGAAAGACCAATGGCTGCAGATAACAATACAATAGGACGCTTCCAACTTACAGATATTCCACCAGCACAGCGTGGAGTACCTCAAATTGAAGTTGTTTTTGATATTGATGCAAACGGAATCATTAAAGTTTCTGCAATAGATAAGGCTACTGGAAAATCTCAAGATATTCGTATCGAGGCATCTTCTGGACTTTCTGAAGAAGAAATTGCAAAAATGAAAGCAGAGGCAGAAGCAAATGCTGAATCTGATGCAAAAGCAAAAGAAACTGCAGACAAAATCAATGAAGCAGATGGTATGATTTTCCAAACGGAAAAGCAACTAACTGAATTTGGCGATAAATTATCTGATGATAAGAAGAAGCCTATCGAGGATGCACTTGCAGAATTGAAAGCAGCTTATGAAACGAAGTCTGTAGATGCTATTACTCCGGCGCTTGATAAAATCAACGAAGCTTGGAAAGTAGCCTCTGAAGAAATGTACAAAGCACAAGCAGAAGGAGCTGGACAACCAGGACCTGATGTACAAGCTGGAGGAGATGCAGGAGCAGATACCGCTAGTGATGTGGAAGACGTAGACTTCGAAGAAGTTAAGTAG
- a CDS encoding gliding motility-associated C-terminal domain-containing protein: protein MGKLYLFLTLLLCSTVTAFSQCAEVETFTVCDMTVVDGNGDSIPDGIINLYEEFSAITGTTITPADGMWFDPNFNFALDVVTGDLFLWDLDSSSEDIADYQFEFLNGATGCPDDVQFLFNVVLGPYSGTAASTTGGGVNLQVCQTRDRTCPQPTLIDLYETLLSNPSPHLNGTWEYLGSSSNFIAISQNRFLVVDIPYQEGPPLVDEETFDFRYTVEGISPCVSEQSTDVKVSVVREPFSGYANQITICESEILAGNYDMDINLRDDNFLVDEDIEGLWSSNNDSTGQISGPADSVINIREIYDELYATNQRFGCESFEFTYSVESRSSVCQSKSSTVTFVIMEYIRPFEQEVVPEFCVDDESNTTLDLYDLINFSNENGVEYDYPNNICTGWELVSGPSDLGLSENLGELCSLTDFNSDAFYTSRGTIFLSSLISNASAGTYVFRFTVKDSYNCVVFHPELIYSESGDDCVPSVNAEHPCSDQSTLVTIIVNPANYAGEDTADLEICETESPLVLTDLLEVNADEAPIYVGPNGVWTNTANGDVVDNNFEIPTITDSQLFNFEYNTVTENGCEDSATLSFTVYEQYDPGESGPLAVCSDAAEVDLFTLLGGTPDTNGTWSGPDGFTTTDNVALFTPETSVEGAYIYTVPANGTCLEASATVDVTLGDAIYAGEDTTGVELCNTMTTVDLITLLEDNGTDTIDTNGDWTDSSGAVIVNPFIIPSITDSQTFEFIYTTGGGGCEDTATLSFTVFEQGDAGIDAAYETCEDGNTINLFTLLGGTPDINGIWSGPNGYTTTDNEANFDPSVNAEGSYVYTIAANGACEAVTATVTVSFFATNYAGEDTTGVELCDDSFTNPIDLISLLETNGTDVVYVGTQGVWTDTVTGDVVSNPFTVPAVDGQQVFNYTYTTTTDDGCGDAATLSFTVFESSNAGTGGPFQACEDGAVVDLFTILGGSPDSNGSWSGPEGYATADNDGSIDPMTAVSGDYVYTIAANGACDEVSATLSVTIVPISNAGNDIDTFVCAGDYTTSLFGLLSNDAQLTGEFINIDTSETVVDGLIDVGALGEGTFSYLYIVFTDACGQDDATITFTITPVMAPTVVLNEPFICINDGVTLGNLVVSVEDFVWYASAEGGDPLPLSTLLVDATTYYVSAVDDNGCESPRVPYLADVLPLSDGRCQIQISDGVSDNDDGQNDFLELGTLPNIFPNFDIQIFNRYGTIVYRGNRNTPLFDGSSNTGSGLGDQLPTGVYFYIFYPNDSNSEPIDGSFYLSR, encoded by the coding sequence ATGGGGAAATTATACCTTTTTCTTACTTTATTGTTATGCTCTACGGTAACGGCTTTTAGTCAGTGTGCCGAGGTAGAGACATTTACTGTGTGCGACATGACTGTTGTAGATGGTAACGGTGATTCAATTCCAGATGGAATCATAAATCTCTATGAAGAGTTTTCTGCAATTACCGGAACAACAATCACTCCTGCAGATGGGATGTGGTTTGATCCTAACTTTAATTTTGCGCTTGATGTTGTAACAGGAGACTTGTTTTTATGGGATCTTGATAGCTCATCTGAAGATATTGCAGATTATCAATTTGAGTTTCTTAATGGAGCTACAGGATGTCCAGATGATGTGCAGTTTTTATTTAATGTAGTTTTAGGACCTTACTCAGGAACAGCAGCAAGTACTACTGGAGGTGGAGTGAATCTTCAGGTGTGTCAAACGCGTGATCGCACATGTCCTCAACCTACTTTAATTGATCTTTATGAAACTCTTTTGTCTAACCCATCGCCACATTTAAATGGTACTTGGGAATATTTAGGTTCTAGTTCTAATTTTATAGCTATTTCTCAAAATAGATTTCTCGTGGTAGATATTCCTTATCAAGAAGGACCTCCCCTCGTTGATGAAGAGACTTTTGATTTTCGCTATACAGTAGAAGGTATTTCACCTTGCGTATCCGAACAATCAACAGATGTGAAAGTTTCAGTTGTACGAGAACCTTTTTCTGGTTACGCAAATCAAATAACAATTTGTGAATCTGAAATATTAGCAGGTAACTACGACATGGATATTAATCTTAGAGATGATAATTTTCTAGTTGATGAAGATATAGAAGGATTATGGTCATCTAATAATGATAGTACTGGTCAAATCTCTGGACCTGCAGATAGTGTTATAAATATAAGGGAGATCTATGATGAGCTTTATGCTACTAATCAGCGTTTTGGATGTGAATCTTTTGAGTTTACTTACTCTGTAGAAAGTCGTTCTTCAGTGTGTCAAAGTAAGTCTTCAACAGTAACCTTTGTGATAATGGAATATATTAGACCTTTTGAGCAAGAGGTTGTACCGGAATTCTGTGTGGATGACGAGTCTAATACTACATTAGATCTCTATGATTTGATCAATTTTTCAAATGAAAACGGAGTAGAATACGACTATCCTAACAATATTTGTACGGGGTGGGAATTGGTTTCTGGACCATCAGATTTAGGTTTAAGCGAAAATCTAGGTGAGCTTTGTAGTTTGACTGATTTTAATAGCGATGCATTTTATACTAGTCGTGGAACTATTTTTTTAAGTTCACTTATTTCTAATGCTTCAGCAGGAACTTATGTTTTTCGATTTACTGTAAAAGATTCCTATAACTGTGTTGTATTTCACCCTGAATTAATATACTCAGAATCAGGTGATGATTGTGTCCCATCTGTTAATGCGGAGCACCCATGTAGCGATCAATCTACACTTGTCACTATAATAGTTAACCCAGCAAACTACGCAGGAGAAGACACTGCAGATCTTGAGATTTGTGAAACAGAGAGTCCTTTAGTACTAACGGACTTATTAGAAGTAAATGCTGATGAAGCTCCTATTTATGTAGGTCCAAACGGAGTATGGACTAATACTGCAAATGGAGACGTAGTTGATAATAACTTTGAAATACCTACTATTACAGACTCTCAATTATTCAACTTTGAATATAATACGGTAACAGAAAACGGATGTGAAGACAGTGCTACACTAAGCTTTACTGTTTATGAGCAATACGATCCAGGAGAAAGTGGACCGCTCGCAGTTTGTAGTGATGCAGCTGAGGTTGATCTTTTTACTCTCTTAGGGGGAACTCCAGATACTAACGGTACTTGGTCTGGCCCTGATGGTTTTACAACCACAGATAACGTTGCTCTATTTACACCTGAAACAAGTGTTGAGGGTGCATATATTTATACCGTACCAGCAAATGGAACGTGTCTAGAAGCATCTGCAACGGTAGATGTGACTTTAGGAGATGCAATATATGCAGGGGAAGATACTACGGGTGTTGAGTTATGTAATACAATGACAACTGTAGATTTAATTACACTTCTAGAAGATAACGGCACAGACACTATAGATACTAATGGTGATTGGACTGATAGCTCTGGAGCAGTTATAGTAAATCCATTTATAATACCATCAATTACAGATTCTCAAACTTTTGAGTTTATTTATACTACTGGAGGTGGTGGTTGTGAAGATACAGCGACTTTATCTTTTACAGTTTTTGAGCAAGGTGATGCTGGTATAGATGCAGCTTATGAAACTTGTGAAGATGGAAACACTATAAATCTCTTTACATTATTAGGAGGTACACCAGACATAAATGGAATTTGGTCTGGCCCTAATGGATATACCACTACGGATAATGAAGCTAACTTTGACCCATCTGTAAATGCAGAAGGCTCTTATGTTTACACTATAGCCGCAAATGGTGCTTGTGAAGCGGTAACTGCTACGGTGACGGTTTCATTCTTTGCAACAAATTATGCTGGAGAAGATACTACGGGAGTGGAGCTTTGTGATGATAGTTTTACAAATCCTATTGATCTAATTTCACTATTAGAAACTAACGGGACAGATGTAGTTTACGTTGGAACACAAGGAGTTTGGACAGATACTGTCACTGGCGATGTAGTTAGTAATCCATTTACTGTCCCTGCTGTAGATGGGCAGCAAGTATTTAACTATACATATACAACAACTACAGATGATGGTTGTGGAGATGCAGCAACATTATCGTTTACTGTTTTTGAAAGTAGTAATGCAGGAACTGGAGGTCCTTTTCAGGCTTGTGAGGATGGGGCTGTTGTAGATTTATTTACAATTTTAGGAGGAAGTCCTGATAGTAATGGTAGTTGGTCTGGTCCAGAAGGATATGCTACAGCAGATAATGATGGTTCTATTGACCCAATGACTGCAGTGAGCGGTGACTACGTGTATACCATTGCAGCAAACGGAGCATGTGATGAGGTGAGTGCAACATTATCAGTAACTATTGTGCCTATCTCAAATGCAGGAAATGATATAGATACTTTTGTTTGTGCAGGAGATTACACAACTTCTCTATTTGGATTATTATCTAACGATGCTCAGCTTACTGGAGAATTTATAAACATCGATACATCAGAAACGGTAGTAGATGGATTAATTGATGTGGGAGCCTTAGGTGAAGGCACTTTCTCATATCTATACATAGTTTTTACAGATGCATGTGGTCAGGATGATGCAACTATTACATTTACTATAACACCGGTTATGGCACCTACAGTAGTATTAAATGAGCCTTTTATCTGTATTAATGATGGAGTTACCTTAGGGAATCTTGTTGTTAGTGTAGAAGACTTTGTTTGGTACGCTTCCGCGGAAGGTGGAGATCCTTTACCATTATCTACTTTATTAGTAGATGCGACGACTTACTATGTGAGTGCGGTAGATGACAACGGATGTGAATCACCTAGAGTACCATATCTAGCAGATGTTTTACCACTAAGCGACGGAAGATGTCAGATTCAAATCTCTGATGGAGTGTCAGACAATGATGATGGTCAGAATGACTTCTTAGAATTAGGAACTTTACCAAATATCTTCCCGAATTTTGATATTCAAATTTTCAATAGATACGGAACTATCGTTTACAGAGGAAATAGAAATACGCCACTTTTTGATGGAAGTTCTAATACAGGATCTGGATTAGGTGATCAACTACCTACAGGTGTATATTTTTACATCTTCTATCCTAATGATTCAAACTCAGAACCGATAGACGGATCATTTTACTTAAGTAGATAA